The Bacillota bacterium genome contains the following window.
GGGTCGCAGGACGCCCGTCCGCCGTGCTGGATCAGCGTAGTGGAATCAGCCTGGGAAACGACGGCCGGCCCCTCCGCCGTCCAGTCCGGACCGATCTGCCGTCTGTCGTACACCGGCACCATTTGCCACGCTCCCGATAAGTAAACCCGCCTGCTCCCACAGGCTTTTTCCACCCCGTCTTTCCCCAGGGTTCCGGTCTGCACTCCCGGCAGTATGCCCGTGGCGGCCAGACGCAGCGTAACCGCCTCCAGGGTTGCACCGTCGCGCCGGTAACCGTAATACGAACGGTGCAGTTTGTGGAAACCTTCCACCAGCGCCTCAACCCCCGCTTCGTCCGGAGGTCCGTCCGGAACCGGGAGGGACAGCTCATATGACTGTCCCTTGTAACGAAGGTCCACCCAACTGTCGAACCTCATCTCTTCCGCGCCGAACCCCTCCCGCGCCAGATCTTGACGCCCCCGTTCCACCATTTGCCCCAGAAGGTTCTTTACAACCGCATACGCTTCGAGGTTCATGTCCGTCACGTAGGTCTGCGAATAATCCCGGCGCACGTCCGCGGATAGCATCCCCCAGGCGGACGTCACGCCCGGAAAAGGAGGGATCAGTACGCGTGGGACGCCCAGTTCCCGCGCCAGTTCCATGGCATGCAGCGGCCCCGCGCCGCCGAAAGCCGCCAGGGTGAATTCCCGCGGATCAAAGCCCTTTTCTACGGACACCACCCGCATCGCCCGGACCATGCCGGCGTTGACCACCCGGATGATGCCCTCGGCGGCCTGTTCCGGCGCAAGCCCGAGTCGTCCCGCGATCCTCTCTTTTATGCTCCCCGCCGCAAGTTGCGGCAGAAGCTCCCCGCCGGCCGCAAACCCCGCCGGGTCTAACCTGCCCAACAGAAGGTTCGCGTCCGTCACCGTAGGCTCGGCGCCGCCGCGGCCGTAGCAGGCCGGCCCCGGTACGGCGCCCGCGCTTTCCGGGCCGACCCTCAGGGCGCCGCCGGCGTCCACCCAGGCGATGCTTCCCCCGCCGGCGCCGATCGTATGGATATCCAGCATCGGCAGCCGCAGCGGGCAGCCGCCGATCACTCCTTCCGTGGAAAACCGGGGTTCGCCCTTGTGGATAAGGCTGATATCCATACTCGTCCCGCCCATATCCGCGGTTATCAGATTTTTATACCCGGTAAGCTCCGCCAGGCGCAGCCCCGCCATAACACCGCCCGCAGGCCCGCTCAAAACCGTCCGGGCGCTCTGTTCCCGCGCCTTTTTTGTGGTGATCACACCGCCGTTGGACTGCATTATGTAAAGCTTGCTTCCGAAACCTCTGGAACCGAGCGCCGCTTCCAGCCTTCCGATGTAACCGTCGATCAGCGGCCGCACCGCCGCGTTGATGACCGTGGTGCTGGTCCTTTCGTATTCCCTGAACTCGGGAACCAACTCCGAAGAAACTGTTACGGACAGGTGGGGCAGGACCTGCTCCAATACCTTTTTGAGCATTATCTCGTGGGCGGATTTGATGTAGGCGTGGAGCAGACAAACCGCTACCGACTCGGCGCCGCTGTTCTTAATATTTCCGGCGACCGTCTCCATCTCGGCGGCTTGCGGCTTGAGTCTGACTGAACCGTCGGCCGTAATGCGCTCGTCGATCTCAAAAACCATTTCCCGGGATACCGGCGGATCGGGCTTCAGCGCCCTGAAGTCGTATAGATGTGGGCGGTTCTGCCGCCCGATAAAAACGATATCTTTAAACCCCCTGGTGGTTATCAGCGCCACGCGCGCTCCCTTTCGTTCCAAAACGGCGTTGGTCGCAACCGTGGTGCCGTGCAAAAGCAGGTCAATCCGCCCGGGGAGAATGCCCTTTTCCCGCACAATCCTGTCGATCCCCTCCAGCACCGCCCGGGAAGGGTCGTAGGGTGTTGATGGCTCCTTCGTTACATACAGCTCGCCGTCTTCCCCCAGCAGGCAGAAATCCGTAAATGTTCCCCCGGTGTCAACCGCCAGCCTGTACCCTTTCATGGACAATTCCTTTCAAAAATCAGTCAGCTTCACGCTGTCGTATAATTCAGATTTTCGCCGATAATCGCTCACTTCCTTGGTCGTTTTCAATTAAAAAGTCTTCAACCGCAAAAAGAAGCGGGGCCTCTCGGCCCCGCCCCAACTGAACATATGTGTTAGTTACGCTTATTCCTTGTGGATGACAATACTTCCGCCGCCTAAGGCGGTTACCGGGTCCGCCGTCTCGCTATCCCCGATTTGATTGTCGTACACAACGGCATCGCTGTTGTTCTTGTCCCATATCTTGATCCGGAACTTATCCGCCCCGCCGCCGCCGTTAATCTGCCCGTCAACGGCCGTAAGCATAAAACCGTAGTTCCCGGCGCCGTTAATCGTGCCCGTACCCTTGTATTGCGCTTTAGCCCCGGCAATTACGAGCCAATCGTAGCTGTCGCTGTGGAAGTTCAAATCGGCAACCTTGAACTGGAACTCCGTCTGGCCGGTGGGCACGATGGCGCCCTTCTGATATTTGGAGACGAACCCAAAGCTGGCTTTACCCGTCAGAGCCGGGTCGCTCGCATAAGCGCCCTCCGGCGAGTTGATCCAGCCGCCGCCGGTAACGTAACCCGAGCTTGGGTCATAAACCACGATATAATTATAGGAGCACTGTCCGGTATTACCGCCCGGGTCGGTAACCGTGACCCCCACGGTATAAACGCCGGCCGAGGTATAGGCATGGCTGCCGCTCACCGATCCGGACCCATACACTTCACTGACAATGCCCGCCGAGGCGGTGCCGTCACCCCAA
Protein-coding sequences here:
- a CDS encoding hydantoinase/oxoprolinase family protein, whose product is MKGYRLAVDTGGTFTDFCLLGEDGELYVTKEPSTPYDPSRAVLEGIDRIVREKGILPGRIDLLLHGTTVATNAVLERKGARVALITTRGFKDIVFIGRQNRPHLYDFRALKPDPPVSREMVFEIDERITADGSVRLKPQAAEMETVAGNIKNSGAESVAVCLLHAYIKSAHEIMLKKVLEQVLPHLSVTVSSELVPEFREYERTSTTVINAAVRPLIDGYIGRLEAALGSRGFGSKLYIMQSNGGVITTKKAREQSARTVLSGPAGGVMAGLRLAELTGYKNLITADMGGTSMDISLIHKGEPRFSTEGVIGGCPLRLPMLDIHTIGAGGGSIAWVDAGGALRVGPESAGAVPGPACYGRGGAEPTVTDANLLLGRLDPAGFAAGGELLPQLAAGSIKERIAGRLGLAPEQAAEGIIRVVNAGMVRAMRVVSVEKGFDPREFTLAAFGGAGPLHAMELARELGVPRVLIPPFPGVTSAWGMLSADVRRDYSQTYVTDMNLEAYAVVKNLLGQMVERGRQDLAREGFGAEEMRFDSWVDLRYKGQSYELSLPVPDGPPDEAGVEALVEGFHKLHRSYYGYRRDGATLEAVTLRLAATGILPGVQTGTLGKDGVEKACGSRRVYLSGAWQMVPVYDRRQIGPDWTAEGPAVVSQADSTTLIQHGGRASCDPWGNIIIETVVQ
- a CDS encoding PKD domain-containing protein → MEVTNFLDNIWRYDPETLSLSAGSVSDDQNSANEQNSENDQDAANDPYYYFFANVAEEAEQLGALRVTEDVYDPNPYLTGDQTITYTVELVDENLFRQALENVIERETMQPASTDNCFFANIIKGLYEGQASTFEEVIRQAAAAMDTTPPSVGPIMAPIDPVLVNTEIQAGANFTDPDSDAHTAAWDWGDGTASAGIVSEVYGSGSVSGSHAYTSAGVYTVGVTVTDPGGNTGQCSYNYIVVYDPSSGYVTGGGWINSPEGAYASDPALTGKASFGFVSKYQKGAIVPTGQTEFQFKVADLNFHSDSYDWLVIAGAKAQYKGTGTINGAGNYGFMLTAVDGQINGGGGADKFRIKIWDKNNSDAVVYDNQIGDSETADPVTALGGGSIVIHKE